One genomic segment of Pirellulaceae bacterium includes these proteins:
- a CDS encoding sulfatase-like hydrolase/transferase — MYLRRSVLLCCLLMVLGLTTASLYAEDQSESPNLLIIFTDDQGYADLACYGNTKNKTPRLDQLAKEGTRFTSFYAQTVCGPSRSALLTGRYPIRSKGWGMPASEITFAELMRESGYQTACIGKWDVSDRKAIIDRMPNAQGFDYYFGPLGANDDGGVAFHKNNDKAGSTRDMGSLTTLYTDQAVDYLKTKRDPDKPFVLYVAHTMMHTIINASERFRGKSAGGLYGDVVEEFDYETGRLLDVLNDLGLSENTLVIYTSDNGPWNQPKYTKRKKGHPEGSIFWGEAGPLRNGKGSCYEAGYRVPCIVRWPGKVPAGRVSDAIFATIDFMPTFAALCDFKVPDDRRIDGVEQTALLFGQRETGRKHFYFGNAGVRQGKWKYLKANAFFWTDAVDDNRKKEEELYDLDADLGERANLAAKFPERVTELRALMQSIEAGDKLEAEVNRR, encoded by the coding sequence ATGTATTTGCGAAGATCAGTTCTTTTGTGCTGCCTACTTATGGTCTTAGGGCTGACTACGGCGTCGTTGTATGCCGAAGACCAGTCAGAAAGTCCCAATCTTCTCATCATCTTCACCGACGATCAGGGCTATGCGGACCTCGCCTGCTATGGAAACACGAAGAACAAGACACCGCGACTTGACCAACTAGCGAAGGAGGGGACGCGGTTTACATCCTTCTACGCGCAGACAGTCTGTGGCCCGTCGCGCTCAGCGCTGCTGACGGGGCGGTATCCAATTCGCAGCAAGGGCTGGGGCATGCCCGCTTCCGAGATCACATTTGCCGAGTTGATGCGCGAGTCCGGATATCAGACGGCATGCATCGGCAAGTGGGATGTCTCGGACCGTAAGGCGATTATCGATCGCATGCCCAATGCTCAAGGGTTCGATTACTACTTCGGCCCACTGGGAGCCAACGACGACGGCGGAGTTGCGTTTCACAAGAACAATGACAAGGCCGGTTCGACTCGCGATATGGGCAGCCTGACGACGCTCTACACCGATCAGGCCGTCGATTACCTCAAGACAAAACGCGATCCGGACAAGCCCTTCGTTCTTTATGTGGCTCACACGATGATGCACACCATCATTAACGCCTCGGAACGCTTTCGCGGTAAGTCGGCGGGCGGGCTGTATGGGGACGTGGTTGAAGAGTTCGACTACGAGACCGGCCGACTGCTCGATGTCCTCAATGACCTGGGACTGAGCGAGAACACGCTGGTGATCTATACCAGCGACAACGGTCCCTGGAACCAGCCGAAATACACCAAGCGTAAGAAGGGCCATCCTGAAGGTTCGATATTCTGGGGTGAAGCCGGTCCGCTGCGCAACGGCAAGGGGTCGTGTTATGAAGCCGGTTATCGCGTGCCGTGCATCGTTCGCTGGCCGGGCAAAGTGCCGGCCGGGCGCGTCAGTGATGCGATCTTCGCGACAATCGACTTCATGCCGACGTTTGCCGCACTGTGCGACTTCAAAGTGCCTGATGACCGTCGTATCGATGGTGTCGAACAAACTGCTTTGCTCTTCGGTCAGCGCGAAACCGGCCGGAAACACTTCTACTTTGGCAATGCCGGGGTACGCCAGGGCAAGTGGAAGTACTTGAAAGCCAACGCCTTTTTTTGGACGGACGCCGTCGACGATAATCGGAAAAAGGAGGAAGAATTGTATGATCTTGATGCCGACCTGGGAGAACGCGCAAATCTGGCCGCGAAGTTTCCCGAGAGAGTCACCGAGCTGAGGGCATTAATGCAGTCAATCGAAGCGGGCGACAAGCTGGAAGCGGAGGTAAACCGTCGCTGA
- a CDS encoding DUF1553 domain-containing protein: MKTLIAFLTTASLCLCIWSPVVSIETSTPDSIINVETSKLQTDKTIDFKNDLIPMFTKLGCNAGKCHGSAIGRGEFKLSLYGGTPETDYDEIVHQLGGRRINLTDAESSLLFMKPAELVEHGGGAVIADDDQNAQRLIKWIEQGAKYVEHRKLKRVEVTPGRFIATQIGDATPLKVVAHYDDGTKREVTNLTQFVADDSSAVSVNNHSATAKVARSGRHIVIARYSTEVIPIELVVPFTESAVNLSSEPRNNDVDQEILRALGELRLPVSPLVDDATFFRRLTLDLTGRLPKYKGETGSGGLNREVVVDRLLASEEFVDFYTLKLAKLLRIQSKIDKNRVATTPQAARAFHDWLAKQLRDSAGYDQMVREIITATGDSSKYGPATFYTAVEDARLQTEFVTEVFMGSRMKCANCHNHPLDKWTQDDFHGLTAMFSKLTRSQVIRINPIGKNIHPNTGEAAPMKIPDGEFLPANTRDGRGAFADWLTDHENPYFAKAIVNRLWKSMMGRGLVEPVDDFRSTNPATHPALLDQLADDFIEHGFDIRHTLKVIAMSSTYARSSIPVEGNQTSDRFYSHIMQKPLEPAVLADAISDVLGVAGQYGNETLGTRAVELRDGAIQSDALDILGRCNRTNSCEGAPSPTGPLAQKLHLFNGELLNSRIGAEGGRLDKLIKSNRTPLEIVREFYQVALNRQPNKQEIQFLSQLFDDKPSAQQYQALEDFVWSIVTCQEFVMNH, translated from the coding sequence ATGAAAACGTTAATTGCATTCTTGACGACTGCTTCGCTCTGTCTTTGCATCTGGTCACCGGTGGTGTCGATCGAAACATCGACGCCAGATAGCATTATCAACGTCGAAACTTCAAAACTTCAAACCGACAAAACGATCGATTTCAAGAACGATTTGATTCCCATGTTTACGAAGTTGGGATGCAATGCTGGGAAGTGCCATGGCTCGGCAATCGGACGCGGTGAATTCAAGTTGTCACTCTATGGCGGAACGCCAGAAACAGACTACGACGAGATTGTGCATCAACTCGGCGGACGCAGGATTAATTTGACCGATGCCGAGTCGAGTCTCCTTTTCATGAAGCCTGCCGAGCTGGTAGAGCATGGCGGTGGTGCAGTAATCGCCGATGACGATCAAAATGCTCAGCGGTTAATCAAGTGGATTGAACAGGGAGCCAAATACGTCGAGCATCGCAAGTTGAAACGCGTCGAAGTAACTCCCGGCAGGTTCATCGCGACTCAAATCGGTGATGCAACTCCGCTGAAAGTCGTGGCTCATTATGACGACGGGACAAAGCGTGAGGTCACGAACCTGACGCAATTCGTAGCGGATGATTCATCCGCGGTCAGCGTCAACAACCATTCGGCAACTGCCAAAGTCGCACGAAGCGGCCGACATATCGTGATTGCCAGGTACTCCACCGAAGTCATTCCAATCGAATTGGTGGTCCCATTTACCGAGTCGGCTGTCAACCTCTCCTCGGAACCTCGCAACAACGACGTGGACCAGGAAATTCTCCGCGCACTTGGGGAACTTCGTCTACCCGTCTCACCTCTGGTTGACGATGCAACATTTTTTCGTCGACTCACCCTGGACCTCACGGGACGGTTACCTAAATACAAAGGCGAAACCGGTTCAGGTGGTTTGAATCGAGAAGTAGTCGTCGATCGCTTGCTCGCCTCGGAGGAGTTTGTCGATTTCTACACTTTGAAATTAGCCAAGCTGTTGCGAATTCAATCCAAGATCGACAAAAACCGTGTTGCAACAACTCCGCAAGCAGCACGTGCCTTTCACGATTGGCTTGCGAAGCAGTTGCGTGACAGCGCAGGCTACGACCAGATGGTCCGAGAAATCATCACGGCCACTGGGGACTCGTCCAAGTATGGTCCAGCGACGTTTTACACCGCCGTGGAGGATGCGAGGCTGCAAACGGAATTCGTCACCGAAGTTTTCATGGGAAGTCGAATGAAGTGCGCTAACTGCCACAACCACCCGCTCGATAAATGGACACAAGACGACTTCCATGGCCTCACGGCGATGTTCTCCAAGCTCACGCGAAGCCAAGTCATTCGGATCAACCCCATTGGCAAAAACATCCACCCCAACACGGGAGAAGCTGCGCCGATGAAAATTCCCGACGGCGAATTCCTGCCGGCGAATACGAGAGATGGGCGTGGAGCATTCGCGGATTGGCTTACAGACCACGAAAATCCATACTTCGCCAAGGCGATCGTTAACCGGCTTTGGAAATCGATGATGGGTCGCGGCCTGGTAGAACCTGTCGACGATTTCCGTTCCACCAATCCCGCAACCCACCCGGCGTTGCTCGATCAGTTGGCTGACGATTTCATCGAGCATGGCTTTGACATTCGCCATACGTTGAAAGTCATCGCGATGAGCTCGACCTATGCGCGCAGTTCGATTCCCGTCGAAGGAAATCAGACGAGTGATCGGTTTTATTCGCACATCATGCAGAAGCCCCTGGAACCCGCCGTATTGGCGGATGCAATCTCTGACGTACTCGGCGTGGCAGGCCAATATGGCAATGAAACCCTAGGCACGCGAGCTGTGGAATTGCGAGATGGCGCGATTCAATCTGATGCGCTCGACATCCTTGGTCGTTGTAACCGAACCAACTCCTGTGAAGGAGCACCCTCGCCAACCGGACCGTTGGCGCAAAAACTTCACCTATTCAACGGGGAACTATTGAACAGCAGAATCGGTGCCGAAGGTGGGCGACTCGACAAACTGATCAAGTCCAACAGGACGCCCTTGGAAATTGTGCGTGAGTTTTACCAGGTCGCGTTGAATCGACAGCCAAACAAGCAAGAAATCCAATTCCTTTCACAATTGTTCGACGACAAGCCTTCTGCTCAGCAATATCAAGCGCTGGAAGATTTTGTCTGGAGCATCGTCACTTGCCAAGAATTTGTCATGAATCATTAA
- a CDS encoding alkaline phosphatase D family protein, producing the protein MKKSNLLENNQLRRAVRYERGFSRRLFLAYGGALSSIPFLGQSASADTAPSFESDPFSLGVASGDPDHRSVVLWTRLAPQPLQPRGGMPTQNVAVSWELASDESMKTIVASGVTTATPQLGHSVHVEPTGLPSDRWYWYRFRAGDAESPIGRTRTLPAPDAMANQLRFAVTSCQNFEQGLFTGYEQMLRDNVDLVFHLGDYIYEYEAGRGGSVRTHQGNEIQTLDNYRARYAQYRGDQLLQGMHANCPWFVTWDDHEFDNNCANEISEEEGIDPIAFLERRANAYQAYYEMMPLRRACLPTGSDMKIYRRASYGQLAELLVLDTRQYRTDQPNNDKRSPLNDAALNTANTMLGRRQKNWLCQKLISSKAKWNVLAQQVMMGLVKRSVIDDVGRYSMDQWPGYAAERIQLMRFLADRKIANPVVLTGDIHTNWANELRVDDRREDQPLVASEFVATSLCSGGNGVEKPKNLDSILATNACVKFHNAERGYILCNVTQDSWRSDYMVVDDVLKPGGNTFSRAAFVVEAGNPKINNA; encoded by the coding sequence ATGAAGAAATCTAACCTGTTAGAGAATAATCAACTTCGGCGCGCTGTACGATATGAACGCGGATTTTCACGCAGGCTCTTTCTCGCGTATGGCGGCGCCCTGAGTTCGATCCCGTTCCTGGGCCAGTCGGCATCGGCTGATACGGCACCGTCATTTGAAAGTGATCCGTTTTCACTTGGCGTCGCTTCAGGCGACCCAGATCACCGGAGCGTCGTGTTGTGGACTCGATTGGCACCCCAACCGTTGCAGCCCCGTGGTGGCATGCCAACCCAGAATGTCGCTGTGAGCTGGGAACTCGCGAGTGACGAGTCGATGAAAACGATCGTGGCGTCGGGAGTGACCACGGCAACACCTCAGCTCGGCCACTCGGTTCACGTTGAACCGACTGGCTTACCGTCGGACCGTTGGTACTGGTACCGCTTTCGCGCTGGAGATGCGGAAAGTCCGATCGGTCGCACGCGAACCCTACCGGCCCCCGACGCGATGGCTAATCAACTGCGATTCGCGGTAACCTCTTGCCAGAACTTCGAACAAGGTTTGTTCACGGGCTACGAACAAATGCTTCGTGACAACGTTGACCTGGTCTTTCACCTTGGCGACTACATCTATGAATACGAAGCCGGACGAGGCGGCAGCGTCCGCACGCATCAGGGAAATGAAATCCAAACTCTTGATAACTACCGCGCAAGGTATGCACAGTATCGGGGTGACCAGCTCTTGCAGGGAATGCACGCGAATTGCCCCTGGTTCGTCACATGGGACGATCATGAATTCGACAACAACTGTGCCAATGAAATTTCCGAAGAAGAAGGGATCGACCCGATTGCCTTTCTCGAGCGCCGAGCCAACGCGTATCAGGCCTATTACGAAATGATGCCGTTGCGTCGCGCATGCTTGCCCACCGGCAGCGACATGAAAATCTACCGACGTGCTTCCTATGGCCAGCTTGCCGAACTCTTAGTGTTGGACACTCGCCAATACCGCACCGACCAGCCCAACAACGACAAGCGCAGTCCGCTAAACGATGCCGCGCTGAACACCGCCAACACGATGCTAGGTCGTCGCCAGAAGAACTGGCTTTGCCAAAAGCTGATATCATCCAAGGCAAAGTGGAACGTCCTGGCACAACAAGTCATGATGGGTTTGGTCAAGCGATCCGTTATCGACGACGTCGGTCGGTATTCAATGGATCAGTGGCCGGGCTACGCGGCCGAGAGAATCCAACTGATGCGATTTTTAGCAGACAGAAAAATCGCCAACCCCGTCGTGCTCACAGGAGACATTCACACGAATTGGGCCAACGAATTGCGCGTTGATGATCGCCGCGAGGATCAGCCTTTAGTCGCCTCCGAATTCGTCGCAACGTCTTTGTGCAGCGGAGGGAACGGCGTTGAAAAACCAAAGAACCTTGATTCGATTCTGGCCACGAACGCCTGCGTGAAATTCCACAATGCCGAACGCGGCTACATTTTGTGCAACGTCACACAGGACTCCTGGCGGTCCGACTACATGGTGGTGGATGACGTGTTGAAACCGGGTGGCAATACCTTCTCGCGTGCGGCATTCGTCGTCGAGGCAGGCAACCCGAAAATCAACAACGCATAA
- a CDS encoding CRTAC1 family protein: protein MLRSNLIFCFLLQLALTTSSFGQFTDASGELGFGGGGKAAFGDYNNDGFVDLYTGKLWRNENGKKFVDVTDSGVGGGEGIWGDYDNDGNLDLFTFTGAGALYKNTGDGKFEKIAFPELPTKNSRGAVWIDINNDSLLDLYVGGYEIWQQAVHPDVVYMNKGNGVFEEAWRSPESYSARGVAAADYDGDGFVDVYVSNYRLQPNFLWKNNQKNGFENVAEKSKSHGVPDEVIGYTGGISYPVCGHTIGSCFSDLNNDGLIDLFVGNFSHPRAGQDHPQFLQNGGADKAFVFEDKSKSAGLAWQESYASPTFGDFNNDGVQDLFFTTVYGVGSGNIRNYPVLYQGRGDWMFEDVTAIQKVSDLPPTYQAAWADIDNDGDLDLCTAGKIFRNDNQLTGKWLKIKLSGDGKKTGKSGIGSAVRIKVGDELITRHVESGTGEGNQNDLTLHFGFGELEADAVSAEVTWPGNYKQTVDGLKLNAAHTIAFE from the coding sequence GTGCTTCGATCAAACCTCATTTTCTGTTTCCTTCTCCAGCTCGCCTTAACCACATCCTCATTCGGGCAGTTCACTGATGCATCAGGAGAACTTGGATTTGGTGGCGGCGGCAAGGCTGCTTTCGGTGACTACAACAACGATGGATTTGTCGATTTGTATACCGGCAAGCTATGGAGAAATGAAAACGGTAAAAAGTTTGTCGATGTCACTGACTCAGGTGTCGGAGGTGGCGAAGGGATTTGGGGTGACTATGACAACGATGGGAATCTTGATCTGTTTACGTTCACGGGTGCGGGGGCACTCTACAAAAATACGGGAGACGGGAAATTCGAAAAGATTGCATTTCCTGAATTGCCAACCAAAAATTCACGAGGCGCCGTGTGGATCGATATCAACAACGACAGTCTGCTCGATTTGTATGTCGGTGGATATGAAATTTGGCAGCAGGCCGTACACCCGGATGTGGTTTACATGAACAAGGGAAACGGAGTGTTTGAAGAAGCGTGGCGATCTCCCGAAAGTTATTCTGCCCGAGGAGTCGCCGCGGCAGACTACGACGGAGATGGATTTGTTGATGTGTATGTTTCCAATTACCGCTTGCAACCCAACTTTCTCTGGAAGAACAATCAAAAGAATGGATTCGAAAACGTCGCAGAGAAATCCAAGTCGCACGGAGTTCCGGACGAAGTGATCGGCTACACCGGTGGAATCAGCTATCCCGTTTGCGGCCATACCATCGGCTCCTGTTTCAGCGACCTGAATAACGACGGTCTGATTGATCTCTTTGTTGGGAACTTCAGTCATCCACGGGCAGGTCAAGACCACCCGCAGTTTTTGCAGAACGGTGGAGCTGACAAAGCGTTTGTCTTTGAGGACAAATCGAAATCAGCCGGTTTAGCATGGCAGGAATCTTACGCGTCGCCCACGTTCGGTGATTTCAATAACGATGGTGTGCAAGACCTTTTCTTTACGACGGTCTATGGCGTGGGAAGCGGGAATATTCGGAACTACCCTGTCTTGTATCAAGGTCGAGGCGATTGGATGTTTGAAGACGTGACAGCGATCCAGAAGGTCAGCGATTTGCCACCGACCTACCAGGCAGCATGGGCAGATATCGACAACGATGGCGACCTCGACCTGTGCACGGCCGGAAAGATTTTTCGTAATGATAATCAGCTCACCGGTAAATGGTTGAAGATAAAGTTGTCGGGTGATGGAAAGAAAACGGGCAAGTCGGGAATCGGTTCTGCCGTCCGTATCAAGGTCGGTGACGAACTCATCACTCGCCACGTTGAAAGCGGAACAGGAGAAGGCAACCAGAACGATTTGACGCTGCATTTTGGCTTTGGGGAACTGGAAGCCGATGCAGTTTCCGCCGAAGTGACCTGGCCGGGCAATTACAAACAGACCGTGGATGGACTGAAACTGAATGCTGCACACACGATTGCGTTTGAATGA
- a CDS encoding DUF1501 domain-containing protein yields the protein MNIFKRCDGVTRRHFVRVGGLTALGLGMCNFFQLQRAMAASPLANSKRSARAKSCILIWLDGGASHLDTFDPKPKAPSEVRGPFDSINTNLSGIRISEHMPQTAKIMDKLALVRSVTSPFGVHNFALQYLMTGYKPTPALEYPSIASVVAHLRSQTGVLPSNIAIPNLISRDAATIGNGFLPNSSKSFSLGSDPGKSSYQVRDLNFYQGLDISRLDRRRKIVNAMNEFGNLNAKGLSDPDLERAYNLIASKQAKAAFNLEEEPTEMRERYTMDPRANVQDSNNIGQQCLLARRLVERGVPFVTVNNTGWDNHLDLETYANRHPGDPRSASHALIPGLDKALVALIGDLSERGMLDETLILVMTDFGRTPKINSTGGRDHWPNCFSVAMAGGGVKGGQVIGESDALGEFVKDRPITPADLSATVFTLLGIDPAHELHTPDGRPIRVAPQESKVIKELLG from the coding sequence ATGAACATTTTCAAACGCTGTGACGGGGTCACTCGTCGCCATTTTGTCCGTGTCGGAGGACTTACGGCCTTGGGCCTGGGCATGTGTAATTTCTTCCAATTGCAACGAGCGATGGCAGCCAGCCCACTCGCAAATTCAAAAAGGTCCGCCAGGGCCAAATCGTGCATTCTGATTTGGCTTGACGGCGGAGCGAGCCACCTCGACACCTTTGATCCCAAACCCAAGGCACCCTCCGAAGTCCGAGGACCTTTTGACTCGATCAACACCAACCTGAGCGGTATCCGGATCAGTGAGCATATGCCTCAAACGGCGAAGATCATGGACAAGCTGGCTTTAGTTCGCAGCGTCACCTCGCCGTTTGGAGTGCACAACTTCGCGTTACAGTACTTGATGACTGGGTACAAACCCACTCCGGCACTTGAGTATCCGAGCATTGCGTCCGTGGTTGCCCATCTGCGATCACAAACCGGTGTTTTGCCATCCAACATCGCGATTCCCAATTTGATTTCGCGTGACGCCGCCACGATCGGAAACGGGTTTCTTCCTAACAGCAGCAAAAGTTTTTCGTTAGGCAGCGACCCTGGTAAGTCGAGCTACCAGGTTCGCGACCTGAATTTTTACCAGGGGCTTGATATCTCGCGGCTCGACCGACGTCGCAAAATCGTCAATGCGATGAACGAGTTCGGCAACCTAAATGCCAAAGGTCTCAGTGATCCTGATTTAGAGCGTGCCTACAACCTGATCGCATCCAAGCAGGCCAAAGCGGCCTTCAACCTGGAAGAGGAACCGACGGAGATGCGTGAACGCTACACCATGGATCCTCGGGCCAACGTCCAAGACTCTAATAACATCGGTCAACAATGCCTGCTGGCGCGGCGACTTGTCGAACGAGGAGTTCCGTTTGTCACCGTGAACAACACAGGCTGGGACAACCATCTCGATTTAGAGACTTATGCAAACCGTCATCCAGGCGATCCTCGCTCCGCGTCGCACGCGCTGATTCCGGGTCTGGACAAAGCACTTGTCGCGTTGATTGGAGATCTTTCAGAACGTGGAATGCTCGATGAAACATTGATTTTAGTCATGACAGATTTCGGCCGAACGCCAAAAATCAACAGCACCGGGGGACGAGACCATTGGCCCAACTGTTTCAGTGTGGCCATGGCGGGTGGTGGAGTGAAAGGTGGGCAGGTGATCGGCGAAAGTGACGCTTTGGGTGAATTCGTCAAAGATCGACCCATCACCCCTGCCGATCTTTCAGCAACCGTGTTTACGCTCCTTGGTATCGACCCTGCACATGAATTGCATACGCCTGACGGTCGACCCATTCGGGTCGCACCTCAAGAGTCGAAAGTGATTAAGGAGTTATTGGGATGA
- a CDS encoding serine hydrolase, giving the protein MKKFIALLFTCSISVSTLPASAQVNDAFKKKVVELYPKTDADGDGVLSNAEAAAVTRRILKRFPKVDQDGDGVLSRKEKQTLLRMAANRAKRTADQGIPEAASPIAAQDLTESLTAIMNRAVQQQQIAGCSFLVVHKGKTIFRKACGYADIESKRPFTTDELVPIASVSKPFLASLLMVLVEQGKLQLDDPVEKYLPEFKGVKVNGSRSPAKPMTVRQLLSHTGGFWGNKGISREKLDLIRNFQRPLAAAVIGIAEYDLVYEPGTKFLYSGSGYCVAGRVAEVALGQSLEKIAQAALFRPLGLNRTTYLPSKEIRKTVPTAYLRQGEKLQKQPSRAQRELRFILPGGSLFTTMDEMAVFAQMHLNDGVHNGKRILSPSSIAEMRRLQSPDREARTYGLGWFRDDVSESGLAYLVFHGGAMGAHLRVDRSRELVCVFLVHQTAVQVAELKNGLVQQVDKMLPVPNDR; this is encoded by the coding sequence ATGAAAAAATTCATTGCTCTTCTATTTACCTGCTCGATCAGCGTGTCGACCCTTCCGGCCTCTGCTCAGGTCAACGACGCGTTCAAAAAAAAGGTAGTCGAACTCTATCCGAAGACTGACGCCGACGGAGACGGCGTTCTCTCCAATGCCGAAGCAGCGGCTGTGACCCGGCGGATTCTGAAGAGATTCCCCAAAGTCGATCAGGATGGAGACGGCGTTCTTTCCCGCAAAGAAAAGCAAACACTGCTTCGCATGGCTGCGAACAGAGCAAAGCGGACAGCTGACCAAGGCATACCGGAGGCAGCTTCGCCCATTGCGGCACAGGATTTGACGGAGTCGTTGACCGCAATCATGAACCGCGCCGTCCAGCAACAGCAGATCGCCGGGTGCTCCTTTTTAGTTGTCCACAAGGGAAAAACCATTTTCCGAAAGGCGTGCGGATATGCCGATATCGAATCGAAGCGGCCGTTCACAACGGACGAATTGGTTCCAATCGCTTCCGTCTCCAAGCCATTTCTGGCAAGCCTGTTGATGGTTCTAGTTGAACAGGGGAAATTGCAACTGGACGATCCGGTTGAGAAATACCTGCCGGAATTCAAGGGAGTGAAGGTTAACGGCAGTCGGTCGCCAGCAAAGCCGATGACTGTTCGCCAACTGCTTTCACACACGGGAGGCTTCTGGGGGAACAAGGGCATCAGTCGCGAGAAGCTGGATCTGATCCGCAATTTCCAGCGGCCTCTCGCCGCAGCGGTCATCGGTATCGCGGAATACGATCTGGTGTACGAACCGGGAACGAAATTCCTTTACTCCGGCTCCGGATATTGCGTTGCAGGGCGCGTCGCAGAAGTGGCTCTCGGCCAGTCGCTTGAGAAAATTGCGCAGGCCGCTCTGTTCCGGCCTCTGGGTCTGAATCGCACGACCTATTTGCCTTCGAAAGAAATTCGAAAAACGGTGCCGACGGCCTATCTGAGACAAGGCGAGAAACTGCAGAAACAACCGTCCCGAGCTCAGCGAGAACTCCGCTTCATCCTGCCGGGCGGATCACTTTTTACAACGATGGACGAGATGGCCGTGTTCGCTCAGATGCACCTGAACGATGGCGTCCACAACGGCAAACGCATTCTTTCACCGTCGTCGATTGCCGAGATGAGGCGTCTTCAGTCACCGGATAGAGAAGCAAGAACTTACGGGTTGGGATGGTTTCGAGACGACGTCTCCGAATCCGGACTCGCCTACCTCGTTTTCCACGGCGGCGCGATGGGAGCCCATCTGCGAGTTGACCGGAGCCGTGAACTCGTGTGCGTGTTCCTCGTCCATCAAACGGCCGTTCAGGTTGCAGAACTGAAGAACGGTCTTGTTCAACAAGTCGACAAGATGCTTCCCGTGCCGAACGATCGTTGA
- a CDS encoding arylsulfatase, with protein sequence MKTGHPQISIARFATWAVVTSLVMIQTTLEAETTPPHVVVLLADDLGWGDVGYHGSQIATPNIDKLAQVGVRLEQFYVQPVCSPTRGALLTGRYPMRLGLQCGVVRPWAEHGLPQDERTLPAALKENGYQTAIVGKWHLGHNKPGFLPLQRGFDQQYGHYNGALDYFTHIRDDGHDWHKNDQRNDDQGYTTELIGREATRIIKEHDKEKPLFLYVPFNAPHTPLQAPQGFIDRYADWPNKQRAIYAAMVTCMDQAIGDVVGALEENDFPSDNTLIFFCSDNGGIPRFGSNRELRSGKGSLYEGGVRVPAIIVWKGQLESSRTVDQPLHMVDLYPTILNLAGVSLRQPKAMDGRDAWPTIAEGATSPHEFILHNVTPFGGALRMGDWKLIRNGHVAANHRSKPKRQTWELFNIADDPSEKNDVKKDHPDVFDKLKAKLVKLADDSVPPNIPPNRPPPGFRVPKVWGESGSNEGGSQF encoded by the coding sequence ATGAAAACTGGCCATCCTCAGATCTCAATCGCCCGATTCGCCACGTGGGCAGTCGTGACCTCCCTGGTCATGATACAAACAACGCTTGAGGCGGAAACGACTCCTCCGCACGTTGTCGTACTTCTCGCTGATGACTTGGGTTGGGGCGACGTTGGATACCATGGCAGTCAGATTGCCACACCCAACATTGACAAGTTAGCACAAGTCGGTGTGCGACTCGAGCAGTTCTATGTTCAGCCAGTCTGTTCGCCCACGCGAGGCGCGTTGTTGACAGGTCGTTATCCAATGCGATTGGGTTTGCAATGCGGCGTTGTGCGTCCCTGGGCTGAGCATGGTTTACCGCAGGATGAGCGTACATTGCCTGCCGCGCTGAAAGAAAACGGTTATCAGACGGCGATCGTTGGTAAATGGCATTTGGGACATAACAAACCCGGGTTCCTACCCTTGCAGCGCGGATTCGACCAACAGTACGGCCACTATAATGGAGCCCTCGATTACTTCACTCACATTCGTGATGACGGGCACGATTGGCACAAGAACGACCAGCGCAATGACGACCAAGGTTACACAACCGAACTTATTGGCCGTGAAGCGACGCGGATTATCAAGGAACACGACAAGGAGAAGCCGCTCTTTCTGTATGTGCCTTTCAATGCGCCCCATACGCCCTTGCAGGCACCGCAAGGATTCATAGACCGATACGCAGATTGGCCGAACAAGCAACGCGCCATCTATGCTGCGATGGTCACTTGCATGGATCAGGCGATCGGTGATGTGGTTGGGGCGTTAGAAGAAAATGACTTTCCCAGTGATAACACGCTGATTTTCTTTTGTAGCGATAATGGAGGCATTCCACGGTTCGGCTCTAACCGCGAGCTGAGATCGGGTAAGGGAAGCCTCTACGAAGGAGGTGTGCGCGTTCCGGCGATCATCGTTTGGAAAGGTCAACTTGAATCGAGTCGCACCGTGGATCAGCCGTTACACATGGTTGACTTGTATCCCACGATTTTGAATCTCGCCGGTGTCAGCCTCCGGCAGCCCAAGGCGATGGACGGACGAGATGCTTGGCCGACTATTGCAGAGGGAGCGACATCACCTCACGAGTTCATTTTGCATAATGTGACGCCCTTTGGTGGAGCCCTTCGGATGGGAGATTGGAAGCTCATTCGAAACGGACACGTCGCCGCAAACCATAGATCAAAACCCAAGCGGCAGACTTGGGAGCTATTCAATATTGCCGACGACCCGTCCGAAAAGAACGACGTCAAGAAAGATCATCCCGATGTCTTTGACAAACTCAAGGCAAAGCTTGTGAAGTTGGCCGACGATTCCGTCCCACCCAATATTCCACCGAATCGACCGCCTCCCGGATTCAGAGTTCCGAAAGTTTGGGGAGAATCGGGAAGCAACGAGGGCGGGAGCCAATTTTGA